CATCAAGGCGGCTTCGCCGGAGTCGATGAGCTCACCGAGTTCCTTGACATCGGATCGGGAAAGGCCACGCCAGAGGTGACCGCCGATCCCGCCGATGGCGCCACCGACAACGGCAGAGCCGATGATCGCGGGCGGGAAAAGAATGCCGATCACGGCCCCTGCTGCGGCGCCACCCCAACCGCCGTGGCGCGTGGCCATCTCGTCCTTGTTGACGTGAACCTTGCCGGACGCGTCCTTGGTGATCACGGCGGCGTCGTAGGTGCCGACCACGTCTTCCGCGTGGAGGTCCTTGACGATCGCGTAATCGTCTCGGGCCGCCGCTTCATCAGCGTACGTGCCGATGAAGAGAAACATTCCGTCTGCCTTGGCCATGTGACCTCTCCTTGTTGGGAGCCCCTGATGCCTCAGGGGCTTCAGTCTCTTCGTGGAGCCAGCTTGAGTCCCAGAACGCTGGATTCGCATCACCCGTATCGGATGAAGTCGGGCCGCCAGCGGCGTGGAAACGTTGGCCCGATGATGGAGACGGATGTGAACGAGGGGCGAGCGTGATGGTCGACGACCAGGCGTCCGATGGGGCAGATGCGTCGAGCGGGCACGGTGCACCAGGCGAGATGCCGGAGGATGTCGTCGCAGCGGCGCGTGCCGGCGCAGCCCAGTCGGTGAGCCCCCCCGGCCTGGCTGAACAAGTGGGTGTGGCATCGAAGCGACTACCCGGACTGGTTGGGGTTCGGGAGGATGTGTTCGGTGATGTGGGGCGATCTACGCAGGGCTGGTGTTGTTCATTGCGCTGATGGTCGTGGTTTTGATCCCGGGCGTTTCGGACTTCGCCGGCGAGGTCGGCAAGAACGGTGACAAATGGGTTTCGCAACTCAATGCCCAGGGACAGAAGCTGATCGGTGTCAGCCTCCGACGCCATCTCGAAGTTCTCCAAAAATCTGGCTCTCTTGTCGTTCGCGTGGGTTGAGGTGACAGGGATGTGAGGAACGAAGCCGCTCCCTCTCTAGGTTTCGGGCTGTGTAGGTCCGGGGAAACAAGGAGCGGCTTCGGCGAAGAATCTATGGCATCGGGTGTTGGGGTTCGAGGACTCCGGCAGGGGGGTGGTGATCGAGTCCGTTGAATTCGATCCCGATGTCGAGGAGATCGTCGCAACGGTCCACCGGCGGCGTAACGCCCGTCGACGGTGCGGGGTGTGTAGCCGCCGGTCACCTGGCTATGACCGGGGCCGTACAACCGTGCGTTGCCGGACCCATGGTGTTGTTGCGTCGGAGGTGTGCCGTGGGCCCGTCACGGGTCGAGGTTCACCCGGGGTTTTGAGGACACGGTCGGTTGGCTCGCTGCAGCAACATCGAAACTGCGGTGACCGAGTCGATGCGGATCGGCTGGCCGACGGTTGGTGGGATTATCGAACGGATCCAGGTCGAGATCGACGGGCAGGTTGACCGGCTCGCAGGGCTCGAACGGATCGAGATCGACGCGACCTCCTACAAGCGCCAGACCTGGAATGGTGCCGAGCTGGCCCGCAGCCTCGCCGTTTCAGAGCCCACAGTCCGCCGCTATCTGGACGCGTTGTCCGACGCGCTCGTCTTCCGGCAGCTCCAACCGTGGCATACCAATGTCGGCAAGCGTCAAGTGCGGTCGCCGAAGGTGCATGTCCGCGACAGTGGGCTCTTGCATCGTCGGCGCGGCCGAGATACTCAGTGACGGCCTCAGGGCCTGATCGGCGGGTTGCCACGGCACTCCCAGCGCCCGAGTCACGAATGTTCGGCCTGCTCGCCGCTGACCCGGCCGAGATCAGTCGATCAGTTCGACCTCGCTCGGTCGCCAGGTCTGATCGAACCACGCGTCGAGCGGCCCGTAGAGACGCAGGTACGTGAACCAGCTCTTGCCAGGAACGGTCGCGACCCAGTTCACCTTGTCGCCATCCGGTGCCGTCGGCCCGAAGTACAGATCGACGGAGCCGTCGGGATTGACCACCAGGTCGTCGCGCTTGTTGTTCATACTGGGCAACGGCTGGGTGGTCTGCAGCTCGGATCGGGTCTGGGGGTCGTACACGACGATCGACCAGAAGTCTTTGGCGGGTATGTCGGTCGGAAGCGTGAGCCGGTACAACTTGCCGCCATCGAATGGGTTGCCGGCGCTGTCGGTCGCGACTCCTGCGTACTGAGACCCGACACCGACCATCTTCATCATCATCGCCGGCGTGTTGAGAGTCGCTTGATAGAACATGATGGTGCGGGCATCCATGTTGCGGCCGCCATCCCCGCCGTCCTTGAGCCACTCGTAGCTGCCCCCGGGAGCGGGGTAATACCAACCGCTGTTCGGGTAGGCGTAGCTGCTCTCGTCCCTCGGTCGGAACGAGAGGGCCCGAGCGGTGGCGTTGCCGATCGCAACTGCGTCGGTGAGGATCTTTGTCATCCGCTCATCGGGCGCGAACGGCTTGCCCTTCTGGATGCCGATCGAGGCGAACAGCCCACGGAGTTCTGGGTCGAGGAACGAGATCGGTTCCCGTTCGATGACTGTGTGGAGCTCCTTGTAGAAGTCGAAGTTGTTGGCGTGGATGGTGTTGAAATCGGCTCCGGAGCGGTTGGTGAACTCCATTTTGGGCGGGTTCTTTGCCTGGTCGAGCGGGTAGATCTTGACCCCGTCGGTGAACATGGCGATCGCAGCGTCGGGCGAGCCGTCCACGAGGAATCCGCGCAATGCGACCAGGTTGACGTAGCTCGTCGATCGGGCAACGAAGTACGTCTCACCGTCAACGACCGCCTCGGCGCCACCAACGGGCGGGTGGAGGTCGCTCGGGTCGTCGGGCGGAAGGATGAGGTACTTGCCGCCGGCGCCG
The window above is part of the Candidatus Microthrix parvicella Bio17-1 genome. Proteins encoded here:
- a CDS encoding DUF4143 domain-containing protein, yielding MTESMRIGWPTVGGIIERIQVEIDGQVDRLAGLERIEIDATSYKRQTWNGAELARSLAVSEPTVRRYLDALSDALVFRQLQPWHTNVGKRQVRSPKVHVRDSGLLHRRRGRDTQ
- a CDS encoding DUF1269 domain-containing protein, encoding MAKADGMFLFIGTYADEAAARDDYAIVKDLHAEDVVGTYDAAVITKDASGKVHVNKDEMATRHGGWGGAAAGAVIGILFPPAIIGSAVVGGAIGGIGGHLWRGLSRSDVKELGELIDSGEAALMVIGASTLEAALDKAKLKAEKHVAKQLGVSTHDVDAAVQEATSEIS
- a CDS encoding DUF1254 domain-containing protein, producing MSTSNQATPGFNHSIPDKILTPNKVETSIGGLEFFDGIPTDDTATAVFDHLDRMRGVETFLNGIPATSIQGFREGFADIGVSSCNQVSLFAMLDSNSLFLTGNTDTVYALTTFDLSDTGPIVMEIPAGCGPGTVDDAYFRFVTDMGAPGPDRGAGGKYLILPPDDPSDLHPPVGGAEAVVDGETYFVARSTSYVNLVALRGFLVDGSPDAAIAMFTDGVKIYPLDQAKNPPKMEFTNRSGADFNTIHANNFDFYKELHTVIEREPISFLDPELRGLFASIGIQKGKPFAPDERMTKILTDAVAIGNATARALSFRPRDESSYAYPNSGWYYPAPGGSYEWLKDGGDGGRNMDARTIMFYQATLNTPAMMMKMVGVGSQYAGVATDSAGNPFDGGKLYRLTLPTDIPAKDFWSIVVYDPQTRSELQTTQPLPSMNNKRDDLVVNPDGSVDLYFGPTAPDGDKVNWVATVPGKSWFTYLRLYGPLDAWFDQTWRPSEVELID